In Zingiber officinale cultivar Zhangliang chromosome 1A, Zo_v1.1, whole genome shotgun sequence, a genomic segment contains:
- the LOC122009058 gene encoding extensin-like, producing the protein MANYPPPQHYSGHPPSSSSMPPQGYEPPADDDEFPHSTEVAARRHPRPPLAATRAAACSRRPPPATTTGDHRRRRRPPPAVADHHFRPSPPTTAGRRRGPPPDVAGDHRRTSPAVATANAHRRQPADDYRRPQPVATGDHYRQPPPPSPATTGCYKLRRRYSGRR; encoded by the exons atggccaactacccacctccacaGCATTACTCaggccatccaccttcgagctccagtatgccgcctcagggttacgagCCTCCCGCGGATGATGATGAGTTTCCTCat tccaccGAGGTCGCTGCTCGCCGCCACCCGCGGCCGCCGCTCGCCGCCACCCGGGCCGCCGCCTGCAGCCGGCGACCACCGCCGGCCACCACCACAGGCGACCACCGCCGTCGCCGGCGACCACCGCCGGCCGTCGCCGACCACCACTTCCGGCCATCGCCGCCGACCACCGCCGGACGTCGCCGGGGGCCACCGCCGGACGTCGCCGGCGACCACCGCCGGACGTCGCCGGCGGTGGCCACCGCTAACGCCCACCGCCGGCAGCCGGCCGACGACTACCGGCGACCACAGCCGGTCGCCACCGGCGACCACTATCGGCAACCACCGCCGCCGTCGCCGGCGACGACTGGTTGTTACAAGCTCCGACGGAGGTACAGCGGTCGTCGGTAG